The Benincasa hispida cultivar B227 chromosome 9, ASM972705v1, whole genome shotgun sequence genome has a segment encoding these proteins:
- the LOC120085219 gene encoding protein FAR1-RELATED SEQUENCE 5 isoform X2 yields the protein MEFESEESAKVFYDAYASRLGFIMRVDAFRRSMRDGAVVWRRLVCNKEGFRKLRPKRSENRKPRAITREGCKAMVVVKKDKSGKWVVTKFVKDHNHPLILTPASARRNVLLSHTRDEKDAKIRELTAELQRERKRCAAYQEQLAMILRDMEEHSNHLSRNIDYIIQSLKDIE from the exons ATGGAGTTTGAATCTGAGGAGTCTGCCAAGGTTTTCTACGATGCATATGCTTCACGCCTTGGTTTTATTATGCGCGTTGATGCATTTCGTCGATCGATGCGTGATGGTGCGGTTGTTTGGCGTCGGCTTGTTTGTAATAAAGAGGGGTTTCGCAAGTTGAGGCCGAAAAGAAGTGAAAATAGGAAGCCTCGAGCTATAACCAGGGAAGGGTGTAAGGCAATGGTTGTTGTAAAGAAAGACAAAAGTGGAAAATGGGTTGTAACGAAATTTGTCAAGGATCACAATCATCCACTGATTCTTACTCCGGCCAGTGCTCGTCGAAATGTTCTTCTATCCCACACGCGG GATGAGAAAGATGCAAAAATCCGGGAACTAACTGCCGAACTACAGCGAGAACGAAAGCGATGTGCAGCTTATCAAGAACAGCTTGCCATGATTTTAAGAGACATGGAGGAACATTCAAATCATCTATCAAGAAACATAGATTACATTATTCAAAGTTTGAAagatattgaataa
- the LOC120085219 gene encoding protein FAR1-RELATED SEQUENCE 5 isoform X1, which translates to MDGIPTVLEDGDVVENPNGKDFARVVAEAEAIATNNSDTEPFVGMEFESEESAKVFYDAYASRLGFIMRVDAFRRSMRDGAVVWRRLVCNKEGFRKLRPKRSENRKPRAITREGCKAMVVVKKDKSGKWVVTKFVKDHNHPLILTPASARRNVLLSHTRDEKDAKIRELTAELQRERKRCAAYQEQLAMILRDMEEHSNHLSRNIDYIIQSLKDIE; encoded by the exons A TGGATGGAATCCCCACTGTTCTTGAGGATGGTGATGTTGTAGAAAACCCTAACGGGAAGGATTTTGCCAGAGTAGTTGCTGAAGCAGAGGCAATAGCGACTAATAATTCAGATACAGAGCCATTTGTAGGTATGGAGTTTGAATCTGAGGAGTCTGCCAAGGTTTTCTACGATGCATATGCTTCACGCCTTGGTTTTATTATGCGCGTTGATGCATTTCGTCGATCGATGCGTGATGGTGCGGTTGTTTGGCGTCGGCTTGTTTGTAATAAAGAGGGGTTTCGCAAGTTGAGGCCGAAAAGAAGTGAAAATAGGAAGCCTCGAGCTATAACCAGGGAAGGGTGTAAGGCAATGGTTGTTGTAAAGAAAGACAAAAGTGGAAAATGGGTTGTAACGAAATTTGTCAAGGATCACAATCATCCACTGATTCTTACTCCGGCCAGTGCTCGTCGAAATGTTCTTCTATCCCACACGCGG GATGAGAAAGATGCAAAAATCCGGGAACTAACTGCCGAACTACAGCGAGAACGAAAGCGATGTGCAGCTTATCAAGAACAGCTTGCCATGATTTTAAGAGACATGGAGGAACATTCAAATCATCTATCAAGAAACATAGATTACATTATTCAAAGTTTGAAagatattgaataa